A genome region from Fusarium musae strain F31 chromosome 5, whole genome shotgun sequence includes the following:
- a CDS encoding hypothetical protein (EggNog:ENOG41~BUSCO:EOG09263WLB) encodes MARHGRRPIVQRFDEYYRCYPLVMAPGAERPELNYGSKIILPPSALDKVSKLHVQWPLLMELINGEKGKHSHAGVLEFIAEEGRAYIPQWMMETLGMDVGDMIQVRTTSLELAKMVKLQPQSVNFLEISDPKAVLEKAFRNFATLTKGDVFNFAYNDEVYDVAVLDVKPETDKMGVSMIETDVSVEFAPPVGYVEPERQSGTSTPRSTRGGVPAGGLLHNQGTMAQAINYSAIAPSVTSNVTNFLGEGQKLAKKGSKAPTPKPATPVPAVEIPGMPRRRDGAPAALRLPPNKLFFGYEIKPVKTDADKEEEKENANRPHFAGQGQTLRGAVKRKGEGDDKTKAPEKKGTSEGNRLDGRRPR; translated from the exons ATGGCCCGCCATGGACGACGTCCCATTGTGCAACGATTTGACGAGTACTATCGATGCTATCCTCTAGTCATGGCCCCCGGAGCTGAACGACCAGAACTCAACTACGGTTCCAAGATAATTCTGCCGCCGTCCGCTCTTGACAAGGTGTCGAAGCTTCATGTGCAGTGGCCTTTGCTCATGGAGTTGATCAACGGAGAGAAAGGCAAACATTCACATGCGGGTGTGCTAGAGTTCATTGCGGAGGAAGGCCGAGCATACATTCCTCAATGG ATGATGGAAACTCTTGGCATGGACGTTGGCGACATGATCCAGGTCCGCACCACATCATTggagctggccaagatggtCAAGCTACAGCCTCAATCCGTCAACTTCCTTGAGATTAGTGATCCCAAGGCAGTGCTGGAGAAGGCTTTCCGCAATTTTGCCACCCTTACCAAGGGTGATGTCTTCAACTTCGCCTACAACGATGAAGTGTATGATGTGGCCGTTCTCGACGTCAAGCCCGAGACGGACAAGATGGGAGTCAGTATGATCGAGACCGACGTGTCAGTAGAGTTCGCGCCCCCAGTCGGCTACGTCGAACCTGAGCGCCAGAGCGGAACCAGCACCCCAAGAAGCACACGAGGTGGTGTCCCTGCTGGAGGTCTGCTACACAATCAAGGAACCATGGCGCAAGCCATCAACTACAGCGCCATTGCTCCATCAGTGACAAGCAATGTGACTAATTTCCTCGGAGAGGGTCAAaagcttgccaagaagggCAGCAAGGCTCCAACACCCAAGCCAGCTACTCCGGTTCCTGCGGTGGAGATTCCAGGAATGCCTAGGAGGCGTGATGGTGCTCCGGCAGCTCTCCGTCTGCCGCCTAACAAGCTTTTCTTCGGATACGAGATCAAGCCAGTCAAGACGGACGCCGataaggaagaggagaaggagaacgcCAACAGGCCTCACTTTGCTGGCCAAGGCCAGACACTTCGAGGTGCCGTCAAGAGAAAGGGAGAAGGAGacgacaagaccaaggcccccgagaagaagggtaCCAGCGAAGGTAACAGACTTGACGGCCGACGGCCACGATGA
- a CDS encoding hypothetical protein (EggNog:ENOG41) gives MPPSEKKWDANAERDLCVAVIMGAQDGERMRFNWPKVHASMAALGYSFTKDAISQHFSKSIMRDFKGRHGDPANSTPTATPKKAAVRRKRATPSKKKIENLDEEDDDAETMVGSPVYKKMKHKNEDDDEDLKTPVGIQGKPGGSLSPTEKEAKFENWLANVDSA, from the exons ATGCCTCCCTCTGAGAAGAAGTGGGACGCCAACGCTGAGCGTGACCTGTGCGTCGCAGTGATCATGGGGGCTCAGGACGGTGAGCGCATGCGCTTCAACTGGCCAAAGGTCCATGCCTCGATGGCAGCCCTTGGTTATTCCTTTACCAAGGACGCCATCTC TCAGCATTTCAGCAAGTCCATCATGCGCGACTTCAAGGGTCGACATGGCGATCCTGCCAACAGCACTCCTACTGCTACacccaagaaggctgctgtcCGCCGTAAGCGAGCGACTCCTTctaagaagaagatcgagaacttggacgaggaggatgatgatgcagagACAATGGTCGGATCTCCTGTCTATAAGAAGATGAAGCACAAgaacgaggacgacgatgaggatctcaagaCTCCCGTTGGTATCCAGGGCAAGCCTGGGGGCAG CCTTTCTCCTACagagaaggaagccaagttTGAGAACTGGCTTGCCAATGTTGACAGCGCTTAG
- a CDS encoding hypothetical protein (EggNog:ENOG41), with product MKERMKSNSKKKLEPEIVPKSALGEGVALLLKITHDVAPVFSTWLDVLKETDEDVFVDVGIPLHDLTFGHGDDNRERIEKGPFEDVEEEEEEEEEEERSLLSVVEKLRRREDEATEDDLPREDICTH from the exons atgaaagagaggatgaagag caacagcaaaaagAAGCTAGAGCCAGAAATCGTACCGAAGAGCGCTCTCGGTGAAGGTGTAGCCCTTTTGCTGAAGATCACCCATGACGTTGCTCCAGTCTTCAGCACTTGGCTTGATGTGTTGAAAGAGACTGATGAGGATGTCTTCGTGGACGTTGGCATCCCACTGCATGACTTGACGTTTGGCCATGGTGACGACAATAGGGAAAGGATAGAGAAGGGGCcttttgaggatgttgaagaagaagaagaagaagaagaggaagaagaacgcAGCTTGCTCAGTGTTGttgagaagttgaggagaCGAGAAGACGAAGCAACAGAGGATGATCTCCCCCGCGAGGATATTTGTACTCACTGA
- a CDS encoding hypothetical protein (EggNog:ENOG41), which yields MNPITRRPGPGRGRPRKQPPVPVPGAGEIPTDQPMPVGIAPGHNPIAPYPHPHPHPQAVQSYGVPPGNHQAGAHLPAQPAAQPGNISPAIPTQQLPPPSNVPHVQGPITYPSPPRAPDNPQAPAHLHPLQHAQSGQPGQQPQPEQQPPPGQQLQSEFQPQPDQRDEPEEASQPTAQPQPEQENSPEYQSQDVSQEAPREAREPTDASAASQHAPVEQNNEDSQAALTSEHLQHPNEDIDADGDADGDADADVDADGEADVDNDEPAAKRPRLSSPEPPKDTDMDDEAVLALAAHNGSTDFASE from the coding sequence ATGAATCCGATCACCCGTCGTCCTGGTCCTGGAAGAGGTCGGCCCAGGAAACAGcctcctgttcctgttccaGGAGCTGGAGAAATCCCCACCGATCAGCCCATGCCGGTTGGTATCGCTCCTGGGCACAACCCCATAGCTCCCTAcccccatcctcatcctcatccccaGGCAGTCCAATCTTATGGTGTGCCTCCTGGCAATCACCAAGCTGGCGCTCATCTACCAGCCCAACCTGCTGCACAGCCTGGCAACATCTCTCCTGCGATTCCTACTCAACAACTTCCTCCCCCCAGCAACGTACCTCATGTTCAGGGTCCGATAACTTACCCAAGTCCCCCTCGTGCCCCTGACAATCCCCAGGCGCctgctcatcttcatcctcttcagcatGCACAATCCGGTCAACCTggccagcagcctcaacCAGAGCAGCAACCTCCGCCTGGCCAACAGCTCCAGTCAGAgtttcaacctcaacctgaTCAACGGGACGAACCTGAAGAGGCTTCGCAGCCAACTGCACAGCCTCAGCCGGAGCAGGAAAACTCACCTGAATACCAATCTCAGGATGTCTCCCAGGAAGCCCCTCGAGAGGCCCGTGAACCAACCGATGCAAGTGCTGCATCTCAACATGCACCTGTTGAGCAGAACAATGAGGACTCTCAAGCTGCTTTAACCTCGGAGCATCTGCAACATCCCAACGAGGATATTGATGCTGATGGCGATGCAGATGGCGACGccgatgctgatgttgacgCTGACGGCGAAGCGGATGTCGATAATGATGAGCCGGCCGCTAAACGGCCACGGCTAAGTTCGCCTGAACCCCCCAAGGATACCGATatggatgatgaagctgtctTGGCCCTGGCAGCTCATAATGGGTCTACAGACTTTGCTTCCGAGTAA
- a CDS encoding hypothetical protein (EggNog:ENOG41), whose translation MASRYSAARPKRDGENFARTHHNEDSGDSKRVKFDVRNPSTLAPDAREEDAILDADVIGISGATKRGAVNLDGYDSDSDNETFNARAENRKRGKVDILEQLDNYDATNPDPAAPGTAAGDDDDDDDDMFAADDASGEKEIPEEGDFDKNGRKKDKVRFLDADKIEGVENTSRDKGGIRLDDESSDDEADIDLAIQEEGIDEEVGAGGLKKNAPKVEAFNLKQEMEEGQFDQDGNYVRKGGDPDAVHDNWLEGLSKKEMRKAAAAHEKREAEARKQRLEDDEVLVSDLLKTLILNLERAETPLEALARLGKKQTKPKRIPKWKLKKMNKGAEGMEVDGGENIEDAEQKKIKASIDAITEAADKLLSRDHEEIYEQERELLVRAYRKETGEDWVEPEASQTNQDEQAAVKPGTMWEFRWIDGRDGNGSQGPYDGATMKAWKDAGYFPEGAVEFRAVEEGREWSLHVDAFE comes from the coding sequence ATGGCGTCACGATATTCGGCAGCGCGCCCGAAGCGCGATGGCGAGAACTTTGCGCGTACCCATCATAACGAAGACAGCGGCGATTCTAAGAGAGTCAAGTTTGACGTTCGAAATCCCTCCACGCTTGCGCCTGACGCGCGTGAAGAAGATGCTATCCTCGATGCTGATGTCATTGGTATATCGGGAGCTACGAAGCGTGGAGCTGTCAACCTCGACGGTTATGATAGTGATTCAGATAACGAAACCTTCAATGCACGCGCCGAGAACCGCAAGCGAGGCAAAGTCGACATTCTTGAGCAGCTCGACAATTACGACGCCACCAATCCTGACCCTGCAGCACCGGGTACTGcggctggtgatgatgatgatgacgacgacgatatgTTTGCTGCGGACGATGCTAGTGGGGAAAAAGAGATTCCCGAGGAGGGAGACTTCGATAAGAATGGTCGCAAGAAGGACAAAGTTCGGTTCCTAGATGCGGATAAAATCGAAGGCGTGGAGAACACCAGCAGAGACAAGGGGGGCATCCGACTCGACGATGAAAGCAGCGACGACGAGGCAGATATCGACCTAGCCATACAAGAAGAGGGCATCGATGAAGAGGTCGGGGCTGGAGGTCTCAAGAAGAACGCCCCCAAAGTCGAAGCATTCAACCTGAAGCAAGAAATGGAAGAGGGTCAATTCGACCAAGATGGCAACTACGTTCGCAAAGGCGGCGACCCTGACGCCGTACACGACAACTGGTTGGAAGGTCTCAGTaagaaggagatgagaaAGGCAGCCGCGGCGCATGAGAAGCGCGAGGCTGAGGCACGAAAGCAACGCCTAGAGGACGACGAGGTCCTCGTGTCAGATTTGCTCAAGACTCTGATACTCAATCTCGAGCGCGCTGAGACGCCACTCGAGGCTCTAGCCCGACTCGGCAAAAAGCAAACAAAACCTAAAAGGATCCCGAAgtggaagctcaagaagatgaacaaGGGTGCTGAAGGCATGGAGGTTGATGGCGGCGAGAACATTGAGGATGCGGAGCaaaagaagatcaaggcatCAATTGATGCCATCACAGAAGCTGCAGATAAGCTGTTGAGCCGGGATCATGAGGAGATTTACGAACAAGAGAGAGAGCTCCTCGTCCGAGCATATCGTAAGGAGACAGGAGAGGACTGGGTGGAACCAGAAGCTTCGCAGACAAACCAGGATGAGCAGGCAGCGGTGAAGCCGGGAACAATGTGGGAGTTCCGATGGATAGATGGACGCGATGGAAACGGCAGTCAAGGGCCATATGACGGGGCCACAATGAAGGCGTGGAAGGATGCTGGGTACTTCCCAGAGGGCGCGGTCGAGTTCCGAGCGGTTGAGGAGGGCCGCGAGTGGTCTTTACATGTCGATGCTTTTGAGTGA